From a region of the Phragmites australis chromosome 21, lpPhrAust1.1, whole genome shotgun sequence genome:
- the LOC133902967 gene encoding protein NRT1/ PTR FAMILY 8.3-like, which translates to MDAERGDAQLPLLDHPNQLQPQVSSANQHFSKPFSWKAPAIVLAFEFLESIAYSGIALNLVVYLGTVLHGSTASNAANVDAWNGATFLTPVLGAFLADTYWGKYKTIAISIVFYVVGLLVITASAVIPSLRPASCEGTSCPPATGFQYFALFASLYLVSLGTGGVKSALLPFGADQYNDSNLEESKKKQLFFSWFFIAVNLGVFISGTVLVWIQQNVAWSLGFGISLICLVIATVAFFVGTPVYRVQLPTGSPLKSIIMVCVASFKKRKVAVPADSTLLFQGDGIELSNTVPNKLAHTDEFRCLDKAAVILEDQDIKDICRPWPLCTVTQVEEVKILLRMLPIWFTGVLYSAAMCQTATTFIQQGNAMNTKIGSFSVPAASLNSAEVIFMMVWVAFQDSIVIPIARRYTGNPAGLTLLQRMGIGRFLAIPALGAAALVEMWRLRSVKAGQNLSIGWQLPQFVILACSDVFCGIAQLEFFYSEAPASMRSLCSAFQFLAMSLAYYVNTLLISIIAVVTKMWGGQGWLPADVNDGHLDYYFWLWTVISVVNYVVYTAFAKNYTVKKVVPQ; encoded by the exons atggACGCGGAGAGAGGAGATGCCCAGTTGCCCCTGCTGGATCACCCGAACCAGCTGCAGCCGCAG GTTTCCTCAGCAAATCAGCACTTTAGCAAGCCCTTCAGCTGGAAGGCTCCTGCCATTGTTTTGG CCTTTGAATTCTTGGAGAGCATTGCTTACTCCGGGATCGCACTCAACTTGGTCGTCTATCTTGGAACAGTCCTCCATGGAAGTACTGCTTCCAATGCAGCAAATGTTGATGCATGGAATGGTGCCACGTTTCTTACACCTGTTCTTGGAGCCTTTCTTGCTGATACATACTGGGGAAAATACAAGACCATAGCTATCTCTATAGTATTCTATGTTGTT GGATTGCTCGTAATTACCGCATCTGCTGTCATTCCATCCCTACGGCCTGCCTCATGTGAAGGAACTTCTTGCCCTCCTGCAACAGGGTTTCAATATTTTGCGCTCTTTGCTTCATTGTACCTTGTTTCGCTTGGTACTGGGGGCGTCAAGTCAGCTTTACTTCCCTTCGGAGCGGACCAATACAATGATTCTAACCTCGAAGAGAGTAAAAAGAAGCAATTGTTCTTCAGCTGGTTCTTCATTGCTGTCAACCTTGGAGTGTTCATCTCGGGCACTGTTCTTGTCTGGATACAGCAAAATGTTGCTTGGTCTCTTGGATTTGGCATCTCATTGATATGCCTTGTTATCGCCACAGTTGCCTTTTTTGTTGGAACACCAGTCTACAGGGTCCAACTTCCAACTGGGAGCCCACTGAAAAGTATTATAATGGTATGTGTTGCCTCTTTTAAGAAGCGAAAAGTGGCGGTTCCTGCTGATAGCACACTATTGTTTCAAGGGGATGGCATTGAATTGAGCAACACAGTGCCAAACAAATTAGCACACACCGATGAATTCAG GTGCTTAGATAAGGCTGCTGTAATTTTAGAGGACCAAGACATAAAGGATATCTGTCGTCCATGGCCATTATGTACAGTAACTCAGGTGGAGGAAGTGAAGATTCTGCTCCGGATGCTTCCAATATGGTTCACCGGTGTCTTGTATTCAGCTGCAATGTGCCAAACTGCTACCACGTTCATTCAACAGGGGAATGCAATGAACACCAAGATCGGATCCTTCTCTGTGCCTGCTGCGTCTCTGAACTCTGCCGAGGTAATCTTTATGATGGTTTGGGTTGCGTTCCAGGACAGCATTGTGATCCCAATAGCCAGAAGATACACTGGAAATCCTGCAGGACTTACGCTACTGCAGCGGATGGGTATTGGCCGGTTTCTAGCGATTCCAGCATTGGGAGCAGCTGCACTGGTTGAGATGTGGAGATTGCGCAGTGTGAAGGCTGGCCAAAATTTAAGCATAGGGTGGCAACTCCCACAGTTTGTGATCCTGGCCTGCTCTGATGTATTCTGCGGCATAGCGCAGCTTGAGTTCTTCTACTCCGAGGCCCCGGCGTCGATGCGTAGCTTGTGCTCGGCATTCCAATTCCTTGCAATGTCACTGGCTTACTACGTGAACACACTCCTCATCTCGATCATCGCTGTTGTGACTAAGATGTGGGGTGGGCAGGGCTGGCTTCCTGCTGATGTGAACGATGGTCACCTCGACTATTACTTTTGGTTGTGGACGGTGATCAGCGTGGTGAACTATGTTGTATACACGGCGTTTGCAAAGAATTATACAGTCAAGAAGGTCGTCCCCCAGTAA